One genomic window of Sporocytophaga myxococcoides DSM 11118 includes the following:
- the asnB gene encoding asparagine synthase (glutamine-hydrolyzing) has product MCGINVIVDKTRLLDDSYIKKMNAATVHRGPDHSGVCFFRNSSFNIYLGNNRLKVTDPLSRADQPMVSEDQNYAISYNGEVYNFKSLKSTILNDFPFKTDGDTETVFYKIIKNGIQAANEFHGMFAFAFYDHAKETLSLCRDERGIKPIYYFEDEKYFIASSEIKGILATGLVSKELNDKEIYNYFLFKYAQRPNTFFKNIFELEPGKFIHLNNHFQKESKSYKLNSSNGYPFKKQQYSKEEILEKSEELIQQAIREQTYSTGASGIFLSGGVDSTLLLAVSKELFGSGVKTYSIVNNKDEAWAGTEDFSYSRLAAKKYQASHTTVQISAKDLDRLDEIIRRLDQPIADSAILLTYLISEKAFEDVKVVLSGAGADEVFAGYNRHKAFSIYLKYFRSSAAIHTGHLLGEFNSYKSKSLRLISRFLNDIDHDPQTTFFNFSNLKFRDFLRLQEFGEVWSKDQLLESALNYDKNYYLVNDILSLTDQMTMAHCLEARVPYLDKNIVAWSESLGANTLLKNGTKWILKELLQRKNGAEFVKRKKEGFGLPLKSWFEKDIGKNLLHQLKEKNQLLYRFFPYYKVDQMVEHQERKTADFTAELWALIILSRWLKFNFE; this is encoded by the coding sequence ATGTGCGGAATAAATGTAATCGTGGATAAGACGCGTCTGCTTGATGACAGCTACATCAAAAAGATGAATGCCGCTACGGTTCATCGTGGACCGGATCATTCGGGTGTTTGCTTTTTCCGGAATTCTTCTTTCAATATATATTTAGGAAATAACAGGCTGAAAGTTACAGACCCACTTAGTCGCGCGGATCAGCCAATGGTGAGCGAGGATCAGAATTACGCTATTTCTTATAATGGAGAGGTTTATAATTTCAAGTCATTAAAAAGCACCATACTTAATGATTTTCCCTTCAAAACAGATGGAGATACCGAAACAGTTTTTTATAAAATCATAAAAAATGGAATTCAGGCTGCAAATGAATTTCACGGAATGTTTGCATTTGCCTTTTATGACCATGCCAAAGAAACACTAAGCCTTTGCAGAGACGAGAGAGGAATAAAGCCTATCTATTACTTTGAAGATGAAAAATACTTTATCGCATCTTCAGAAATAAAGGGCATTCTGGCAACAGGGCTTGTAAGCAAAGAACTGAATGATAAAGAAATTTATAACTATTTCCTTTTTAAGTATGCGCAGCGTCCAAATACATTTTTCAAAAATATTTTTGAGCTGGAGCCTGGCAAATTTATTCATTTGAATAATCATTTTCAGAAAGAATCTAAATCCTATAAATTGAATTCTTCCAATGGATATCCTTTTAAGAAGCAGCAATATTCAAAAGAAGAAATTTTAGAAAAATCTGAGGAATTAATTCAGCAAGCTATAAGGGAACAGACATATTCCACCGGAGCATCAGGAATTTTTCTCAGCGGAGGAGTTGACTCAACATTGCTTTTGGCTGTTTCAAAGGAGTTGTTTGGAAGCGGGGTAAAGACTTATAGTATTGTAAATAACAAAGATGAGGCATGGGCAGGCACGGAAGACTTTTCATATTCCAGACTTGCAGCAAAAAAATATCAGGCATCACACACGACGGTTCAGATTTCAGCTAAAGATCTTGACCGACTGGATGAAATAATCCGAAGGCTTGATCAGCCCATCGCAGATAGTGCAATATTGCTTACGTATCTTATTTCAGAAAAAGCGTTTGAAGATGTAAAAGTTGTTCTATCCGGAGCTGGTGCCGATGAGGTTTTTGCCGGATATAACAGGCATAAGGCTTTCAGCATTTATCTAAAATATTTCAGAAGTTCAGCAGCAATTCACACTGGCCATCTTTTAGGTGAATTTAATTCATACAAATCAAAATCTTTGAGGCTTATATCAAGGTTTTTGAATGATATTGACCATGATCCTCAAACAACTTTTTTTAATTTTTCCAATTTGAAATTCAGGGATTTTCTCCGTTTGCAAGAGTTTGGAGAAGTCTGGAGTAAAGACCAGTTGCTTGAGTCAGCGCTGAACTATGACAAAAACTATTATCTGGTAAATGACATATTGAGCCTTACTGATCAGATGACAATGGCCCACTGTCTTGAAGCTCGTGTTCCTTATCTCGATAAGAATATCGTAGCTTGGTCTGAATCTTTGGGAGCAAATACATTGCTTAAAAATGGCACCAAATGGATTCTGAAAGAGTTGCTTCAGAGAAAAAACGGGGCTGAATTTGTCAAGCGGAAAAAAGAAGGGTTTGGCTTGCCACTCAAGAGCTGGTTTGAAAAAGATATAGGAAAAAACTTACTACATCAGCTCAAAGAAAAAAATCAACTTTTGTATCGGTTTTTCCCATATTATAAAGTAGACCAAATGGTCGAACATCAGGAACGGAAAACAGCAGATTTTACAGCGGAGTTATGGGCACTCATTATCCTGAGCCGTTGGCTTAAATTCAATTTTGAATGA
- a CDS encoding glycosyltransferase family 4 protein encodes MRIFYIHQYFKTPQEGGAIRSWHLTNALADDGHEVLVITSHNKESGIRHFGKVKVCYIKIAYDNSFGFSKRIKAFLSFFYKAFRVIISEKRPDLLFATSTPLTVGILALLIKKLKGIPYFFEVRDLWPLVPDEMGIIKNSFILKAAYFFEKTIYKNADKIIALSPPIQAYIFEKTDDQKKVVCIPNFSDCEYFVTERHDRSEKYPLVKGKFVIGYFGAAGKANDLLRIAEAANYFKNTGERNVVFWIISSGAELARIKNYTHAHELDNIIFSEFQNKENIREVLTLCDASYVSYAGFPSLWTGSPNKFFDGIAAGKLMILNFEGWLKEEVEEYDCGFYYNPLKPEQLWVKLEPYLNNADLLERAQVNSRRLALEKFSKKELSSKFLALFK; translated from the coding sequence ATGAGAATATTTTACATTCATCAGTATTTTAAAACTCCACAGGAAGGGGGTGCTATAAGATCCTGGCATCTGACAAACGCTCTGGCGGATGATGGGCATGAAGTGCTGGTCATTACTTCTCACAATAAAGAATCAGGGATCCGGCATTTCGGAAAAGTGAAAGTTTGTTACATAAAGATAGCCTATGACAATTCCTTTGGTTTTAGTAAAAGAATAAAAGCCTTCCTTTCCTTTTTCTACAAAGCATTTAGAGTTATCATATCTGAAAAGAGACCAGATCTTTTATTCGCAACGTCTACCCCTCTTACTGTGGGAATCCTTGCTTTATTGATAAAGAAGTTGAAAGGCATTCCGTATTTCTTTGAAGTGAGGGACCTTTGGCCCTTGGTTCCGGACGAAATGGGAATAATTAAGAATAGCTTTATTCTTAAAGCAGCTTATTTTTTTGAGAAAACAATCTATAAAAACGCGGATAAAATAATTGCTCTTTCCCCTCCTATTCAAGCGTATATTTTTGAGAAGACTGATGATCAAAAGAAGGTAGTTTGTATTCCTAATTTTTCAGACTGTGAATATTTTGTAACAGAAAGGCATGATCGTTCAGAAAAGTATCCATTAGTGAAAGGAAAGTTTGTTATCGGATATTTTGGAGCTGCGGGGAAAGCAAATGATCTTTTACGAATAGCGGAAGCGGCTAATTATTTTAAAAATACCGGTGAAAGAAATGTAGTTTTTTGGATTATATCTTCAGGTGCTGAGCTAGCAAGAATTAAGAACTATACACATGCGCATGAGCTTGACAATATCATTTTTTCTGAATTTCAGAATAAAGAAAACATTCGGGAAGTACTAACATTGTGTGATGCTTCTTATGTCTCTTATGCAGGTTTTCCTTCCCTTTGGACTGGAAGCCCTAACAAATTTTTTGATGGCATCGCTGCAGGAAAGCTTATGATACTGAATTTTGAAGGTTGGTTAAAAGAGGAGGTTGAAGAATATGATTGTGGATTTTATTATAATCCGCTTAAGCCAGAGCAGTTATGGGTAAAACTTGAACCATATCTCAATAATGCAGACTTATTAGAAAGGGCACAAGTTAATTCCCGTCGACTTGCTCTTGAAAAATTTTCAAAGAAGGAATTGAGTTCCAAATTTCTTGCCCTTTTCAAATAG